A stretch of the Candidatus Jettenia sp. AMX2 genome encodes the following:
- a CDS encoding S8 family serine peptidase: MENAVRSGLRCFLGIVFVAVLCLANAYAAKSIAFVPDELLVQPKAGVTGEQMDKILKGSNATVIGEIPQIRVKHIKVPAHALEKVRLALSRNPHIDFVEYNHLADETVIPNDPWYSSQWHHPKIHAPGGWYISTGSYDIPIAIADSGVDLTHPDLSGKILDGYNFFSNNTDTNDLRGHGTSVAGAAAAMTNNAKGVAGVAWENPIMPLVISDPSTGRATYSNMAKAIIYAADHGVRVINMSFSGTSSSSTLQNAVNYAWNKGAVFFASAGNAGSSTPVYPAACDNAVAVSATTSSDAIASFSNYGDWIDIAAPGSSIYTTGKDGGYRSASGTSFSSPIAAGLAALLFSVNPGLSNAMVVDFITQNADDLGAPGFDPYYGHGRINVYKSLLAATNTWQEPDTTPPDVAITAPADGAVIHGSVTVMVSATDNAGIVKVELYLNGSLYATGTTAPYNFHWDTTQYPDGMYSLEAKAYDPSGNMGQSNTIFVSVSNPSDTVPPTVSINEPGSGAYVRHPQKIHITASDNIGVEVIELYIDNDLKRAVYGQNSLTYNWNTRKESGGAHVITAKGYDAAGNVGMDSVTVYK, translated from the coding sequence ATGGAAAACGCAGTACGTTCCGGATTAAGGTGTTTTCTGGGGATTGTTTTTGTTGCAGTGCTTTGTCTTGCAAACGCTTATGCGGCAAAGAGCATTGCCTTTGTACCGGACGAACTCCTGGTACAGCCCAAGGCAGGGGTTACCGGTGAACAGATGGACAAGATCCTGAAGGGGAGCAATGCCACCGTTATCGGAGAGATCCCCCAAATCAGGGTCAAACACATTAAGGTTCCTGCGCATGCACTGGAAAAGGTCAGACTCGCCCTTTCCAGAAACCCGCATATTGATTTTGTTGAATATAACCATCTGGCCGATGAGACGGTTATCCCGAATGACCCCTGGTATTCCAGCCAGTGGCACCATCCGAAGATACACGCCCCGGGCGGATGGTATATCAGCACCGGTTCGTATGATATACCGATTGCAATTGCGGATAGCGGGGTAGATTTAACCCACCCGGACCTCTCCGGCAAGATCCTGGACGGCTACAATTTTTTCTCCAATAATACGGATACCAATGATCTTCGGGGTCATGGTACATCGGTAGCAGGCGCTGCGGCTGCCATGACGAATAATGCAAAAGGGGTTGCCGGCGTTGCCTGGGAGAACCCCATAATGCCTTTGGTGATCTCCGACCCTTCAACCGGCCGGGCTACCTATTCAAACATGGCCAAGGCAATTATCTATGCTGCCGACCATGGCGTAAGGGTTATTAATATGAGCTTTTCGGGCACGTCTTCTTCCTCCACCCTGCAGAATGCGGTAAATTATGCATGGAACAAGGGGGCTGTGTTCTTTGCCAGTGCAGGGAATGCCGGTTCAAGCACACCTGTTTATCCGGCGGCTTGTGATAACGCAGTTGCCGTCTCCGCGACGACCTCCAGCGATGCCATAGCCAGTTTTTCAAACTACGGTGACTGGATCGATATCGCTGCCCCTGGTTCTTCAATCTATACCACCGGCAAGGACGGCGGGTACCGGTCTGCATCCGGTACGTCGTTTTCCTCTCCCATTGCCGCCGGCCTCGCCGCCCTTCTTTTCTCTGTAAATCCCGGACTGAGCAATGCCATGGTGGTTGATTTCATAACACAAAATGCGGACGACCTCGGCGCCCCCGGGTTCGACCCCTATTATGGCCATGGAAGGATAAACGTCTATAAAAGCCTTCTTGCCGCAACCAATACCTGGCAGGAACCGGACACCACACCTCCCGATGTAGCAATAACAGCCCCTGCAGACGGCGCTGTGATTCATGGCAGTGTCACGGTAATGGTTTCAGCCACCGATAATGCAGGAATTGTAAAGGTGGAGCTGTATCTGAACGGTTCGCTTTATGCAACCGGTACGACTGCTCCCTATAATTTTCATTGGGATACAACTCAATACCCTGACGGAATGTATTCTCTGGAGGCAAAGGCATATGACCCGTCAGGCAATATGGGGCAATCAAACACCATTTTTGTCTCTGTGAGCAATCCGTCGGATACGGTCCCGCCAACGGTTTCTATAAACGAGCCAGGGAGCGGTGCGTATGTCAGGCATCCACAGAAGATACACATTACGGCCTCGGATAATATTGGTGTTGAGGTAATTGAGCTGTATATTGATAACGACCTGAAGAGGGCGGTATACGGCCAAAACAGCCTGACGTACAACTGGAACACCCGAAAGGAATCGGGTGGTGCACATGTTATTACGGCAAAGGGATACGATGCAGCAGGCAACGTGGGGATGGATTCGGTGACGGTTTACAAATAA